The following proteins are co-located in the Imtechella halotolerans genome:
- a CDS encoding MBL fold metallo-hydrolase, translating into MKVTFLGTGTSQGIPVIGSKHPVCLSTDNRDKRLRVSVWVQWEGASFVIDCGPDFRQQMLVNNVERIDGIFFTHEHADHTAGIDDIRPYVFRQGALPIYAHQRVLNEFHKRFEYVFAQENRYPGAPEVVAHQIDNTPFELKGKTIVPISVWHDTLQVFGFRIDCFAYLTDMKTIDDSELEKLKGVKVLVVNALREEPHASHFNLEEALEFINIVKPERAYLTHISHLLGFHAEVEKKLPKNVFLAFDTLTIDI; encoded by the coding sequence TTGAAAGTTACATTTTTAGGTACAGGAACCTCTCAAGGTATACCTGTTATTGGTAGTAAACATCCTGTATGTTTGAGTACTGATAATAGGGATAAGCGTCTTAGGGTATCAGTTTGGGTACAATGGGAGGGCGCCTCTTTTGTGATTGATTGCGGTCCTGATTTTAGACAACAAATGTTGGTTAACAATGTGGAGCGAATAGATGGGATTTTTTTTACTCATGAACACGCAGACCATACAGCCGGTATAGATGATATTAGGCCTTATGTTTTTCGTCAGGGAGCACTTCCTATATATGCTCATCAAAGAGTTTTGAATGAATTTCATAAACGCTTTGAATATGTTTTTGCTCAAGAGAATCGCTATCCAGGTGCTCCTGAAGTGGTCGCTCACCAAATAGATAATACCCCTTTTGAGCTAAAAGGAAAGACCATTGTGCCTATAAGTGTGTGGCATGACACACTTCAAGTTTTCGGTTTTAGGATTGATTGTTTTGCCTACTTAACTGATATGAAAACTATTGACGATAGTGAACTTGAAAAGTTAAAAGGAGTTAAAGTGCTTGTTGTTAATGCCTTGCGTGAAGAACCCCATGCTTCTCATTTTAATCTTGAGGAGGCACTTGAATTTATAAACATTGTCAAGCCAGAACGCGCGTACCTTACCCATATCAGTCATTTATTAGGCTTTCATGCTGAAGTTGAAAAAAAACTCCCAAAAAACGTATTTTTGGCCTTTGATACACTTACTATAGATATTTAA
- the bcp gene encoding thioredoxin-dependent thiol peroxidase, producing the protein MKTLKVGDKVTSFISKDQNGNTVRLADYAGKKLIVFFYPKANTPGCTAEACNLRDHYKELKEQGYELLGVSADSVKAQSNFSNKYEFPFPLLADEDKSVIETFGVWGPKKFMGREYDGIHRMTFVLDESHTVTRVIDKVKTKEHAAQLLDS; encoded by the coding sequence ATGAAAACATTAAAAGTAGGGGATAAAGTAACCTCATTTATTTCTAAAGATCAGAATGGAAATACGGTAAGGCTAGCTGATTATGCAGGTAAAAAACTGATTGTTTTTTTCTATCCCAAGGCGAATACACCAGGTTGCACGGCGGAAGCTTGTAATTTGCGTGATCATTATAAAGAATTAAAGGAACAAGGCTATGAATTATTGGGTGTGAGTGCAGATTCTGTAAAAGCGCAATCTAACTTTTCCAATAAATACGAATTTCCTTTCCCATTATTGGCTGATGAAGACAAGTCTGTAATCGAAACATTTGGTGTTTGGGGACCTAAGAAATTTATGGGAAGAGAATATGATGGGATTCATAGAATGACTTTTGTGCTAGATGAATCTCATACAGTGACTCGCGTTATTGACAAGGTGAAAACCAAGGAGCATGCCGCACAATTACTAGATAGTTAA
- the nhaC gene encoding Na+/H+ antiporter NhaC, with the protein METNPASINSPKKKISIWQALFPVLILVCMLAYNVSIYGDDALSGSNQFILLLGGAIAAIVGFRNKVSYQEIIGAVANNLQSTTGAILILLFVGALSGTWLISGIIPSMIYYGLQVLNPSIFLAACVVICSIISVATGSSWTTSATVGIALIGIGDALGISLGMTAGAVVSGAYFGDKMSPLSDTTNLAPAMAGTDLFSHIRYMMLTTVPSIVITLILFLIIGFNLTTKGVPDTTPILSAIDEVFYVTPWLFLVPALVIFMIVRKTQPLIALLIGTLLGGLFAIIFQPEIVAKVAGASVLDFQSAYQGVMNAITVDTSIVTSNEQLNDLFSAGGMYGMLGTIWLIVCAMVFGGAMEAIGALDRITEALLKLFHTTFGLFASTVASCLALNVTASDQYLAIVVPGKMFSKAYRDKGLAPENLSRTLEDSGTVTSVLVPWNTCGAYQSGVLGVSTFAYLPYAFFNIISPFMTLLFAAIGLKIKMLTTKDA; encoded by the coding sequence ATGGAAACAAATCCAGCCTCAATAAATTCTCCAAAAAAGAAAATATCCATATGGCAAGCGCTATTTCCAGTACTTATTCTGGTTTGTATGTTAGCCTATAATGTTTCAATTTATGGCGATGATGCACTTAGTGGTTCCAATCAATTCATTCTATTACTAGGAGGGGCTATTGCGGCTATAGTGGGATTTCGAAATAAGGTATCCTATCAAGAAATTATTGGAGCAGTTGCTAATAATTTGCAATCAACTACCGGAGCAATACTTATATTGTTGTTTGTTGGAGCTTTATCGGGTACCTGGCTTATAAGCGGAATCATTCCTTCAATGATTTATTATGGTCTTCAGGTTTTAAATCCCTCTATTTTTTTAGCGGCTTGTGTGGTTATTTGTTCTATTATTTCAGTGGCTACTGGTAGTAGCTGGACCACATCAGCAACCGTAGGTATAGCACTTATTGGAATAGGTGATGCTTTGGGTATTTCTTTAGGTATGACGGCCGGAGCGGTAGTTTCTGGGGCCTATTTTGGAGATAAAATGTCTCCTTTAAGTGATACGACAAATCTAGCACCAGCCATGGCTGGTACGGATCTGTTCTCTCATATACGTTATATGATGCTCACAACAGTTCCCAGTATTGTTATAACACTCATATTATTTCTTATTATTGGTTTTAACTTAACTACAAAAGGAGTACCTGATACTACCCCTATTTTAAGCGCCATTGATGAAGTTTTTTATGTCACTCCTTGGTTGTTTTTGGTGCCAGCTTTGGTGATTTTTATGATTGTTAGAAAAACACAACCGCTTATCGCACTTTTAATTGGAACTCTTTTGGGAGGTCTTTTTGCCATTATCTTTCAGCCTGAAATAGTTGCCAAAGTTGCTGGTGCTTCAGTACTTGATTTTCAATCAGCTTATCAGGGTGTAATGAATGCCATTACTGTTGATACTTCTATTGTGACAAGCAATGAACAACTTAATGACTTGTTTTCTGCTGGAGGGATGTATGGTATGCTTGGTACCATTTGGCTTATTGTTTGTGCTATGGTATTTGGAGGAGCTATGGAGGCGATTGGTGCCTTGGATCGTATTACTGAAGCCTTGTTAAAGTTATTCCATACCACATTTGGACTATTTGCAAGTACGGTAGCTAGCTGTTTAGCATTGAATGTTACCGCTTCTGATCAATATTTAGCTATAGTAGTTCCAGGTAAGATGTTTTCAAAAGCCTACCGAGATAAAGGATTAGCTCCAGAAAACTTAAGCCGTACTTTAGAAGATTCAGGTACAGTTACTTCTGTACTAGTGCCTTGGAATACCTGTGGAGCTTATCAAAGTGGAGTGTTAGGAGTTTCTACCTTTGCCTATCTGCCCTATGCATTCTTTAATATTATTAGTCCATTTATGACCTTGTTATTTGCTGCAATCGGTTTGAAAATAAAAATGCTCACCACTAAGGATGCTTAA
- a CDS encoding Lrp/AsnC family transcriptional regulator, which translates to MEWDEIDKKILTLLQQDAKQTTKELSLKLHLSVTAVYERIKKLERSGVIEQYVALLNKQKIERNFVVFCHVKLTTHSKETIVEFEKDVKKLHEVLECYHVSGDYDYILKILVQNMEAYREFMVTKLTTLKHIGSTHSIFMIGEVKNSTHILI; encoded by the coding sequence ATGGAATGGGATGAAATCGACAAAAAAATACTCACTTTACTTCAACAAGATGCCAAACAAACCACTAAGGAACTTTCACTAAAACTACATTTATCAGTGACTGCCGTATATGAGCGTATTAAAAAGTTGGAACGATCAGGTGTCATAGAACAATACGTTGCCTTACTTAACAAACAAAAAATTGAGCGAAATTTTGTAGTCTTTTGCCATGTCAAACTCACTACGCACAGTAAAGAAACGATCGTAGAATTTGAAAAAGATGTCAAAAAACTCCATGAAGTGCTGGAATGCTATCACGTAAGCGGAGATTATGACTATATTTTAAAGATTTTAGTACAAAACATGGAGGCCTATCGTGAATTTATGGTCACCAAACTTACTACTTTAAAACATATTGGAAGTACTCACAGTATCTTTATGATCGGGGAAGTGAAAAATTCAACACATATTTTAATATAG
- the lpdA gene encoding dihydrolipoyl dehydrogenase, translated as MNQYDVAVIGSGPGGYVAAIRCAQLGMKTAIIEKYSNMGGTCLNVGCIPSKALLDSSHHYEEAVKHFADHGIEIPGEVKVNLEKMIARKTQVVDQTSSGIKFLMDKNKVDTYEGIGSFATANQIQIAKNDGTTQTIEAKKIIIATGSKPSSLPFITIDKERIITSTEALKLQEVPKHLLVIGGGVIGLELGQVYRRLGAEVSVIEYMDSIIPTMDGGLGKELTKVLKKQGFKFYTSHKVKEVTRNGNTISVKADDKKGQEVVFEGDYCLVSVGRRPYTDGLNLEAAGVIVNNRGQVEVNDHLQTNVNHIYAIGDVVKGAMLAHKAEEEGVMVAEILAGQKPHIDYNLIPGVVYTWPEVAAVGKTEEQLKEAGIKYKTGQFPMRALGRARASMDIDGFVKILADAETDEVLGVHMIGARVADLIAEAVTAMEFRASAEDIARMSHAHPTYAEAIKEAALAATENRPIHI; from the coding sequence ATGAATCAATACGATGTTGCCGTTATAGGATCGGGCCCTGGTGGATATGTAGCTGCCATACGTTGCGCCCAACTCGGTATGAAAACTGCCATAATTGAAAAATACTCCAATATGGGAGGTACCTGCCTCAACGTAGGTTGTATCCCATCTAAAGCATTACTAGACTCTTCCCATCACTATGAAGAGGCTGTAAAACATTTCGCTGATCATGGAATTGAAATTCCTGGAGAAGTAAAAGTGAATCTTGAAAAAATGATTGCCCGCAAAACCCAAGTGGTTGATCAAACCTCATCAGGAATAAAATTCCTAATGGACAAAAACAAAGTTGACACCTACGAGGGGATAGGAAGTTTTGCAACTGCAAACCAGATTCAGATAGCTAAAAATGATGGTACAACTCAAACCATTGAAGCTAAAAAAATAATTATTGCAACTGGATCTAAACCTTCTTCCTTACCTTTTATCACTATCGATAAAGAACGAATCATCACCTCTACTGAAGCTTTAAAATTACAAGAAGTACCTAAGCATCTTTTAGTCATAGGTGGCGGTGTAATTGGTCTTGAATTAGGTCAAGTATACAGACGTTTAGGAGCTGAAGTATCCGTAATTGAATATATGGATAGCATTATTCCTACTATGGATGGGGGGTTAGGTAAAGAACTTACAAAAGTCCTTAAAAAACAAGGATTTAAATTCTATACCAGTCATAAGGTTAAAGAAGTAACTCGCAATGGAAACACCATATCTGTAAAAGCAGATGACAAAAAAGGACAAGAAGTTGTTTTTGAAGGAGATTACTGTTTAGTTTCTGTTGGTAGACGCCCTTATACAGACGGTCTTAATCTGGAAGCTGCAGGAGTTATTGTAAACAATCGAGGGCAAGTTGAAGTTAATGACCACCTCCAGACAAATGTAAACCATATCTATGCAATTGGTGACGTTGTAAAAGGCGCGATGTTAGCTCATAAAGCAGAAGAGGAAGGCGTTATGGTTGCTGAAATTTTGGCGGGTCAAAAACCACATATAGACTACAACCTTATCCCTGGCGTAGTATATACTTGGCCAGAGGTTGCTGCAGTAGGAAAAACAGAGGAGCAACTTAAGGAAGCGGGGATCAAGTATAAAACCGGACAATTTCCAATGCGTGCTTTAGGTAGAGCTCGTGCAAGTATGGATATTGATGGTTTTGTAAAGATTCTTGCCGATGCGGAGACAGATGAAGTTCTTGGAGTACATATGATAGGTGCTCGTGTAGCTGACCTTATCGCCGAAGCGGTTACCGCCATGGAATTCCGAGCGAGCGCAGAAGATATTGCTAGAATGAGTCATGCGCACCCGACCTATGCAGAAGCCATTAAAGAAGCGGCACTAGCTGCTACTGAAAACCGTCCAATACATATTTAA
- a CDS encoding YgaP family membrane protein — protein MKKNMGNLDRLIRVMLAATIGALYFKGVVTGLLGTILLILAVVFVLVSLVGFCPLYALFGFRTCKNS, from the coding sequence ATGAAAAAAAACATGGGTAATTTAGATCGGCTCATCCGTGTTATGTTGGCCGCTACTATAGGAGCATTATATTTCAAAGGTGTTGTCACAGGGTTATTAGGGACAATACTTTTAATTTTAGCTGTAGTATTTGTACTTGTAAGTTTAGTAGGTTTTTGTCCTCTGTACGCTCTTTTTGGATTCCGTACATGTAAGAATTCCTGA
- a CDS encoding endonuclease III domain-containing protein, producing MTKTEKVAFTIETLDKLYPEIPIPLDHKDPYTLLIAVLLSAQSTDVRVNQITPLLFAKADNPYDMIKLSVEEIRDIIKPVGLSPMKSKGIYELSHILIEKHQGKVPIDFDALEALPAVGHKTASVVMSQAFGIPAFPVDTHIHRLMYRWGFSSGKNVVQTEKDAKRIFPKEKWNILHLQMIWYGREYSPARGWNLEKDIITKTIGRKSGSISKVVCDFNLRV from the coding sequence ATGACCAAAACAGAAAAAGTTGCTTTTACCATTGAAACCCTAGACAAACTTTATCCTGAAATCCCCATCCCTCTTGATCATAAAGATCCGTACACATTACTTATAGCAGTCTTACTATCTGCCCAAAGTACAGACGTACGAGTAAACCAGATAACCCCATTACTCTTTGCTAAAGCCGACAATCCCTATGACATGATTAAATTATCGGTGGAAGAAATTAGAGACATCATTAAACCAGTTGGACTTTCACCTATGAAGTCCAAAGGAATTTACGAATTATCACACATTCTTATCGAAAAACATCAAGGGAAAGTTCCTATAGACTTTGACGCCTTAGAAGCCTTACCAGCGGTTGGGCATAAAACTGCTAGTGTAGTAATGAGTCAAGCGTTTGGCATTCCAGCATTTCCTGTTGACACCCATATCCATAGATTAATGTACCGTTGGGGTTTCAGTTCAGGTAAAAATGTGGTCCAGACTGAAAAAGACGCAAAGAGGATATTTCCAAAAGAAAAATGGAACATATTACATTTACAGATGATTTGGTACGGTAGAGAATACTCTCCCGCCCGAGGGTGGAATTTGGAAAAAGATATTATCACCAAAACTATCGGAAGAAAAAGTGGCTCAATCTCAAAAGTTGTGTGTGACTTTAACTTAAGAGTGTGA
- a CDS encoding heparan-alpha-glucosaminide N-acetyltransferase domain-containing protein, translated as MKQNTFRLYFIDVMRAFAITMMLQGHFVDSLLAPEFRDESNIIFSTWKYFRGITAPTFFTVAGFIFMYLLIKDTVNVGWNNPRVRKGIKRGLTLIGLGYLLRLNITGLFVGKVYAGFYMVDVLHCIGISILLLISIYLYSYQRKSFVMPSLLLGSTLLLFLFAPIYGASNFEMLPVALANYFTKAYGSVFTIIPWFGYAAFGAFMAVFFNKYKEFKYIYHYAIGITFVLGIALLWFSSPFFLEVYRLTGIELASQIYSNNYLFMRLGNVMIWFTLFMLLRNVITSKAIRTIGQNTLSIYVIHFMLLYGSFSGIGLYKFFKLSLNPYVIVPGALMFVIATVYLSFRYNEYKPMVTEKLELVKQELQIFFLETYQVVYLILQKLKEKIIALLAFVRSGS; from the coding sequence ATGAAACAAAACACTTTCCGTCTTTATTTTATTGATGTTATGAGGGCTTTCGCTATCACTATGATGCTTCAAGGGCATTTTGTAGATAGTTTATTAGCTCCGGAATTCCGTGACGAATCTAATATCATTTTCAGTACATGGAAATATTTTAGAGGTATCACGGCACCTACATTTTTTACAGTTGCGGGTTTTATTTTTATGTATTTGCTTATCAAAGATACAGTAAATGTTGGATGGAATAATCCGAGGGTGAGAAAGGGAATTAAGAGAGGTTTGACACTTATTGGATTAGGGTATTTGTTGCGTCTTAATATTACTGGATTGTTTGTGGGGAAAGTCTATGCAGGTTTTTACATGGTAGATGTATTACATTGTATTGGTATTTCCATTCTCTTACTTATTAGTATTTACTTGTATTCTTACCAACGAAAAAGCTTTGTAATGCCCTCCTTATTATTGGGTAGTACCTTGTTATTGTTTTTGTTTGCTCCTATCTATGGTGCTTCTAATTTTGAAATGCTTCCTGTAGCCTTGGCTAACTATTTTACGAAGGCTTATGGGTCGGTATTCACTATTATCCCTTGGTTTGGGTATGCTGCTTTTGGAGCGTTTATGGCTGTATTTTTTAATAAGTACAAAGAGTTTAAGTATATCTATCATTATGCAATAGGGATCACCTTTGTATTGGGAATTGCATTGTTGTGGTTTTCATCACCCTTTTTCCTAGAAGTATACAGACTTACTGGTATTGAGCTTGCTTCTCAAATTTATTCCAATAATTACCTGTTTATGCGTTTGGGGAATGTGATGATATGGTTTACTTTATTTATGTTATTGCGTAATGTTATAACCTCAAAAGCGATCCGTACTATTGGTCAGAACACGCTTTCTATTTATGTGATTCATTTCATGTTGTTGTATGGTAGTTTTTCGGGAATTGGTTTGTATAAGTTCTTTAAGTTGTCTTTGAATCCTTATGTTATTGTTCCAGGAGCATTAATGTTTGTGATAGCAACGGTATATCTTTCCTTCCGTTACAATGAGTATAAGCCAATGGTGACGGAGAAGTTAGAACTTGTAAAACAGGAGTTGCAAATTTTCTTTTTAGAAACCTACCAAGTAGTGTATTTAATATTGCAAAAACTAAAGGAAAAAATTATTGCTTTGCTAGCCTTTGTTCGCTCAGGTTCATAG
- the hisS gene encoding histidine--tRNA ligase: MAQKPGIPKGTRDFSPAEIAKRTYIFDIIKKQFKLFGFQPIETPSFENSETLMGKYGEEGDRLIFKILNSGDYLSKISDEMYDSKDSTKIATHISEKALRYDLTVPFARYVVMHQNDITFPFKRYQIQPVWRADRPQKGRFREFFQCDADVVGSQSLWQEVEFIQLYDAVFKELGLQGVTVKMNNRKILSGLAEVIGAQDKLIDFTVALDKLDKIGAEGVKNEMLSKGISEEAIEKVQPLFSFTGDNSEKLGKLKLMLADSSIGMQGIQELEFIVSAIDTLGLLQASLEIDVTLARGLNYYTGAIFEVAAPKNVAMGSIGGGGRYDDLTGIFGLKDVSGVGISFGLDRIYLVLEELGLFPENVNENIEVLCINFGEVEAMASMKMVTSLRALGIRAELYPDTAKMKKQMSYADRKGIPMVLMIGENEINENTFVLKKMIDGSQNTYEISDLSKVFGK, encoded by the coding sequence ATGGCACAAAAACCAGGTATTCCTAAAGGGACCAGAGATTTTTCGCCTGCTGAGATAGCAAAGCGTACCTATATTTTTGATATCATCAAAAAGCAATTTAAACTATTCGGTTTTCAACCCATAGAAACACCTTCATTTGAAAATTCTGAAACATTAATGGGTAAATATGGGGAAGAAGGGGACCGCCTTATTTTTAAAATACTTAATAGTGGAGACTACCTTTCTAAGATTTCAGATGAAATGTATGATAGTAAAGATAGCACTAAGATCGCTACCCATATTTCAGAGAAGGCACTTCGCTATGACCTAACAGTGCCTTTCGCTCGTTATGTAGTAATGCACCAAAATGATATTACGTTTCCATTTAAGCGGTATCAGATACAACCAGTATGGAGAGCTGATAGACCTCAGAAGGGGCGCTTTAGAGAATTTTTCCAATGTGACGCTGATGTAGTTGGTTCCCAATCATTATGGCAGGAGGTTGAATTTATTCAGTTGTATGATGCTGTATTTAAAGAGTTGGGTCTTCAAGGGGTTACTGTAAAGATGAATAACCGAAAAATTCTTTCAGGATTGGCAGAAGTAATTGGAGCACAAGATAAGCTTATTGATTTTACAGTGGCCTTGGACAAGCTGGATAAAATTGGGGCTGAGGGTGTGAAAAATGAAATGCTTTCCAAGGGAATTTCCGAAGAGGCAATAGAAAAAGTTCAGCCTCTGTTTTCTTTTACGGGAGATAACTCAGAGAAACTTGGCAAGTTAAAGTTGATGCTCGCAGATTCGAGTATTGGAATGCAGGGTATACAAGAGCTTGAGTTTATAGTCTCAGCTATAGATACGTTGGGGCTTTTACAAGCTTCGCTTGAAATAGACGTGACCCTGGCAAGAGGATTAAATTATTATACAGGAGCTATTTTTGAGGTAGCAGCACCCAAGAATGTGGCTATGGGTTCGATAGGAGGAGGAGGTCGATATGATGATTTGACTGGAATTTTTGGACTGAAAGATGTAAGTGGAGTAGGTATTTCCTTTGGTTTGGATCGAATTTATTTAGTATTGGAAGAATTAGGTCTTTTTCCTGAAAATGTAAATGAGAACATAGAAGTGCTATGTATTAATTTTGGAGAGGTTGAAGCCATGGCCAGTATGAAGATGGTCACGAGCTTACGTGCTTTAGGTATAAGAGCAGAGTTGTATCCTGATACGGCCAAAATGAAAAAACAAATGAGTTACGCCGATAGAAAGGGAATTCCGATGGTATTGATGATTGGTGAGAATGAAATAAATGAAAACACCTTTGTTCTTAAGAAGATGATAGATGGTAGTCAAAACACCTATGAAATTTCAGATCTAAGCAAGGTGTTTGGAAAATAG
- a CDS encoding aminotransferase class I/II-fold pyridoxal phosphate-dependent enzyme produces MKFNPANHIQDLQYFGEFGGVNPSISDSSTYTFLSAKTMFDTFEGNTEGCYLYSRHSSPSNLYLGEALAAMEGTETANVTASGMGAITAVIMQLCDAGSHIVSSRTIYGGTYAFMKNFLPKLNIETSFVNITKLEEVEASITPQTKMIYCESVSNPLLEIADIKALAALAKKYHIPLVVDNTFSPLNIAPVQLGADVVIHSLTKFINGSSDCVGGVVCGTKEFCLSLKDVNSGAAMLLGSTMDSLRAASILKNLRTLHIRMKKHSENAFYLAQQMEKDGLRVVYPGLASHPGHELIKEQYNSEYGFGGMLTLDVGSLDNANSLMELMQQRNLGYLAVSLGFYKTLFSAPGTSTSSEIPMEEQIEMGLSDGLIRFSIGLDNDIERTYIQMKECMKELNLL; encoded by the coding sequence ATGAAATTTAATCCAGCCAATCATATTCAGGACCTACAATATTTTGGTGAATTTGGTGGAGTGAACCCATCTATTTCAGATTCATCTACGTATACTTTTCTTTCTGCTAAGACTATGTTTGATACTTTTGAAGGTAATACGGAAGGATGTTATTTGTATTCTCGTCATTCATCACCTTCAAATTTGTATTTAGGTGAAGCGCTTGCAGCTATGGAAGGTACTGAAACAGCCAATGTGACTGCAAGTGGAATGGGTGCCATTACCGCTGTGATAATGCAATTGTGTGATGCAGGTTCGCATATAGTTTCTAGCAGAACTATTTATGGGGGTACCTATGCGTTTATGAAGAATTTTCTTCCTAAACTTAATATCGAGACTTCATTTGTTAATATTACAAAACTGGAGGAAGTAGAGGCTAGTATAACACCACAAACGAAGATGATTTATTGTGAGTCTGTGAGTAATCCTCTATTGGAAATAGCTGATATAAAGGCACTGGCAGCATTGGCTAAAAAATACCATATACCTTTGGTAGTAGATAATACGTTTTCTCCATTAAATATAGCACCAGTTCAACTAGGTGCTGATGTCGTAATTCACAGCCTTACCAAGTTTATCAACGGAAGCAGTGATTGTGTTGGTGGAGTTGTTTGTGGAACAAAGGAGTTTTGCTTGAGTTTAAAGGATGTTAACAGTGGAGCAGCCATGTTGTTGGGAAGTACGATGGATAGCCTTAGAGCCGCTTCTATTCTGAAAAATTTACGGACTTTGCATATTCGTATGAAGAAACATAGTGAGAATGCCTTCTATCTAGCTCAGCAAATGGAAAAGGATGGTTTGCGTGTTGTTTATCCTGGCCTGGCTTCACATCCTGGTCATGAGCTAATAAAGGAGCAATATAACTCAGAGTATGGTTTTGGAGGAATGTTAACCTTAGATGTTGGAAGTTTGGATAATGCTAATAGTCTCATGGAGTTAATGCAGCAACGTAATCTAGGATATCTGGCTGTAAGTTTAGGGTTTTATAAGACCCTGTTTAGTGCACCTGGAACATCTACATCATCTGAAATTCCTATGGAAGAACAAATAGAAATGGGGCTATCTGATGGATTAATACGTTTTTCAATAGGTTTAGACAATGATATTGAACGTACATATATTCAAATGAAAGAATGTATGAAGGAATTAAACCTTTTATAA
- a CDS encoding DEAD/DEAH box helicase yields MIFKDLQLNTPLHNALDDLGFTTPTPIQEQAFGVILSGKDMVGIAQTGTGKTFAYMLPLLRELKFSKQQNPRIVILVPTRELVVQVVDEIEKLAAYINVRVGGVYGGVSMSSQTSIITQGLDILVGTPGRLYDFAINNVLKLKSVQKLVIDEVDVMLDLGFRFQLVNIFDLLPERRQNILFSATMTTEIDALIDDFFLMPERVTIAASGTPLENILQYRYKVKNFYTKINLLAHLVEDKTAYSKVLVFAGSKRLADIVFEKMDEQYPGQCAVIHSNKTQNYRLRSVEDFEQGKRRILIATDVMARGLDISRITHVFNIDTPEYPENYMHRIGRTGRATEQGVSFVFTTEAENDRISAIEELMNQEVQIMPFPDEVRVESQLLEEERPQVKEHYNPIKLTEEDTPGPAFHEKKTKNQKVNLGGSYKRKIKEKYKKPKTRGDKKQQKRK; encoded by the coding sequence GTGATATTTAAAGATCTTCAACTTAATACTCCTTTGCATAATGCTCTGGATGACCTTGGTTTTACAACACCTACTCCTATTCAAGAACAGGCATTTGGAGTTATACTATCCGGAAAGGATATGGTAGGTATTGCCCAAACAGGAACAGGAAAGACTTTTGCATATATGTTGCCATTACTGAGAGAGTTAAAGTTTTCAAAGCAGCAGAATCCACGAATTGTTATTTTGGTTCCTACACGTGAGTTGGTAGTACAGGTCGTAGATGAAATTGAAAAACTAGCTGCTTATATAAATGTAAGGGTAGGAGGTGTGTATGGTGGTGTAAGTATGAGTTCGCAAACATCTATTATTACTCAAGGTCTTGATATTTTGGTAGGAACCCCTGGACGGTTGTATGATTTTGCCATTAATAATGTGCTAAAGTTAAAATCCGTCCAAAAGTTGGTCATTGATGAGGTTGACGTGATGTTGGATCTAGGATTTCGATTTCAATTGGTAAATATTTTTGATTTACTTCCTGAACGTAGACAAAATATTCTTTTCTCAGCTACAATGACTACTGAGATAGATGCCCTTATTGATGATTTCTTTTTGATGCCCGAACGTGTGACAATTGCTGCTTCTGGAACTCCTTTAGAGAACATTTTGCAGTATAGATATAAGGTGAAAAACTTTTACACTAAAATTAATTTATTAGCACATTTAGTAGAAGATAAAACGGCTTATAGTAAAGTCTTGGTGTTTGCAGGTAGTAAGCGGTTAGCAGATATAGTATTTGAGAAAATGGATGAGCAGTATCCTGGACAATGTGCTGTAATTCATTCTAATAAGACCCAAAACTATCGTTTAAGATCTGTGGAGGATTTTGAGCAAGGTAAAAGACGAATTTTAATTGCCACTGATGTAATGGCTAGGGGGTTGGATATTTCTCGTATAACACATGTTTTCAACATTGATACGCCAGAATATCCGGAAAACTATATGCATCGTATTGGCCGAACCGGTAGAGCAACCGAGCAGGGTGTTTCATTTGTTTTTACTACTGAGGCAGAAAATGACCGGATAAGTGCTATTGAGGAGTTGATGAATCAAGAGGTGCAAATAATGCCATTTCCTGATGAAGTACGTGTAGAAAGCCAACTGTTGGAAGAGGAACGACCACAAGTTAAGGAGCACTATAATCCTATTAAGCTTACGGAGGAAGATACCCCTGGACCGGCTTTTCATGAAAAAAAGACAAAGAATCAAAAGGTTAATTTAGGAGGGTCTTATAAGCGTAAAATTAAAGAGAAGTATAAGAAACCTAAAACTAGAGGGGATAAAAAGCAACAAAAAAGGAAATAA